A window of Centroberyx gerrardi isolate f3 chromosome 6, fCenGer3.hap1.cur.20231027, whole genome shotgun sequence genomic DNA:
TAAAGTCGCTTTGGGTCGAAGAGGAATCAAAAAACAACAACGGTATCGCCTGCTGAGGAGAGACGGGAAGTGAATCAACAGGTTTGTTTGCTTTCAAAGTTGCGTTTCTTGCctctgttttttcaaattcattttaaagTTAGCGGTTTAACTACTCATTTCCGTCGTGTTAATCAAGTCAAGCTTATCTGTATAGCCTTTTATCACAGTTTCAGTCTCAACGGGCTTCTCAACGCCCACATTAAGAAACCAATATGCAAACGACAACCCCCAACCTTAAGTTAGTCCCACACTGAGGAGAAGAGAAACGAAAACTACGAAAACCATTAGGGTGAAAATGGAAGAAATACGTTTTTTCTTGATTaattagcctaacgttagctgtcTTTCGAAATTAAGAATTATCTGTTTTTTCAGCATCTATACAATGTTGAGGTGATTTTTGCTAGCTGCATTACAAGCCAGCTAAtgatttctccctccctccctcctcagctgAAAAGATGATCATGAAGGGGCAGAAGCGTAAACACCCACCAGAGGATGTGGAGGTTTCAGACCGGAGCAGCGCGGCCGCCTGGGAGAGCCAGCgccagtgtgtgttttacatttccctGAGCAAGTACCAGCGAGGCCAAGAGCTGCCTGAACCCAGCCTCCGGCGGTCCGTTTTGATAGCCAACACGCTCCGGCAGATGAGCCTGGAGGCTAGCCGGGCGGCTGCCGTCAGTATGGAGGTGTCAGCATCATCCACGCtccaggagagggagagtgtctTCTCTAGGATGGCGGCTCCAAACCGACACTCACCTGTAGCCAGCTACACCTTCGATGCATCAAACCACCAGTCAGTCGCGTTGAATTGTGCTTCGAGCAGATCGCTGACATCAAATTTCCCTTCAGATGACGACGAAGACTGGGGGTCGATGTCCACCGACCCCGACTTCTCCCTCTCGGCGGCCATCTCCTCCATCCTCACCGCGTTAGACTCCACCATCGACGGGAGTCCTCAGGCAGCCCCGCGGACACCCCTCAGGTCCCTGGAGAACCTGCCGGGGCCCGCCGGCGGTCCAGA
This region includes:
- the sertad3 gene encoding SERTA domain-containing protein 3, translated to MIMKGQKRKHPPEDVEVSDRSSAAAWESQRQCVFYISLSKYQRGQELPEPSLRRSVLIANTLRQMSLEASRAAAVSMEVSASSTLQERESVFSRMAAPNRHSPVASYTFDASNHQSVALNCASSRSLTSNFPSDDDEDWGSMSTDPDFSLSAAISSILTALDSTIDGSPQAAPRTPLRSLENLPGPAGGPEGDASWAKQGVRGHWAGWERQEESSVELMRSSYLGDLAVEDLFQDIDTSLLERDMGALGVRGGGGGHPAGDDLLRYLPPFSSSSFSSHPFSLSLNQNLKCLPSFSSFSPSSSPPPFSSPSSSPFSGQNHMREGLELEHLMEILVEA